A stretch of DNA from Endozoicomonas sp. 8E:
TGATCTCAGAAGTCTGATGAAATGGCGGTACCACCTTTCCAGCTCGGGACATAAGTACCTAACCAGTTGGTTTCGCATATTCTGGACGGCGGCTTTTTCCATCCTTCTGCGTTCCAACTCTGGTTGCGTAGCTATGGCTACGCGCCCGTCGTTGCGCCTTGAAGGATGAAAAAATCCTCTCGCCAGAATATGCGAAACCAACTGGCCAGGTACATACGAAGAGTTAATGTACCCCAGTATTTGACTGCATTGGATGACATTATCGAGTCATAACCGAGCAAACGTTCGGTTGATTTATGGTCTATTTTACGGGCATGTTCTTCAAAAGCTTTACATCATTATCCGGGCTGGTCATTGAGTTGTGTATAAAGGTAGACTCAATCAGTCCTCCGTGTCTCATTAAAGGGAGAAAGTCATAATGAGAGCCAGACTCAAACTGACCGGAATACTGATTAGCACTGTTGTCCTTACTGCCATGACTGCCAATAGGGTAACGGCAGATGAACAGGCAGGAAGAGTGGAAGTCAGTCACGCCAACAGTACCCATTTAACACTCTACCCGGACAAAACCCTGGTGCGTCAGCAGTTCAAAGTGCTTCCCGGACCGGATGGGAGTCTGGTCGTCGAAGGCATGGCCGATGACTGGGAAGATGACAGCCTTGAGCTGGAATACATCAAAGACAAACAAGGTCTGGTGCCCGCTAGCCTTACCTGGCACAGAGGTGGACTGGACCGGGATCATCTTTACAACAGGTTGGTCGGCAAGTCGGTTGAACTCGTAGGGGGAGGGCTGAACGTCCCGGTACAGGGTGTGTTGCTCTCCTATGACAGTGGGATGGGTCTGGTCCAGGGCAATAACGGTCGACAATACCTGGTGGACTGGAACGATCCGCAAGGTATCAGGCTGGCTTCGCGGGAACAGGTTTTTCTGGAAAAAGACTATCAGACTCGTCTGATAGCACGCTTCCCGGAACTGGACGGCACCGACCAGTTACGTCTTTCTTACATTACGCCTTCCATTCGCTATTCAAGCCACTATCGAATGACTCTGGATGATGATGGAAAGGCCCGTATTGAGCTGACGGCACTTTTAAATAACAACACAGAAACCGATTACAACAACGCAGATATCAAGCTGGTGGCCGGTGATATGGGGCGGCCCAATGTAGGTTATGCTCACAAAATGGTGAGGGCAAATGCTGCCAGTCCCATGCCCGGTCAGGAAAGTCAGCGGGTAGGTGAAGTCATGGTCATACCGTTGCCGAAGGACCAAACGAAACTGACTCCCTTCTCCTGGCAGCAGATGACTCTCTATAAGGAAGATCAGATAGCACTCGATCATTACTATCAGCTGGATGTTAATGGTCGTTCATATTCAGGCAGAGGTTCTGATCTGCAAAGACCCAGGCTGAACTATCGCTTTAAGGCAGGGCGCGATCTTCCTGCGGGTGAGGTGAGAATTCTTGAGTCTACGGGCGACGGCACTGTGATTATCAGTGGTAATGCCATGATTCCCCAGACCACCAAAGGGGATTATGCCCATCTTGCTATGGGCGAAGCCCTGACTGTGAGGGTTGAGAGAAAGCGCGTTGATAGTCAGCAGCGTGAAAAGGAGCTGATCACTCGCTGGCAGGCTGTCGTATTTAATGACAGTGATGAAGAGGTGACCTTGATGATGACAGATCGCGATCACTCTCTGATTAAGTTGGAAGATGTGAAAGGCGGTACTCTGGAACAGACTGACACCATCAAGGTCAAAGTTCCCGTAAAAAGCAAGAAAACGCTTACATATACTTCGGCATACACTCGTTAATACCGTTCAGGGTCAGAAGTCTGAAGGCAGTGGTTGTTCAGGCTTCTGGCAAAATAAAATGCAACTTACTGCAGATCAAAGCCTCATGCTCAATTATCCATCTATTGTAGTTCTGACTGGTGCCGGTATTTCTGCCGAGTCGGGTATTCGTACCTTCAGGGGCAGTGGTGGCCTTTGGGAAAACCATTCGATTGAAGATGTCGCCACGCTGGAAGGTTATTATCGCAATCCGGCCCTGGTGCAGGCTTTCTACAATGACAGGCGACAACGACTGAGTGAAGTGGTTTGTAATGCTGCTCATAAGGCGCTTTCAGACTTTGAAAAGTCTTTTGATGGTGAGTTTCTGCTGGTAACCCAAAACGTTGATGATCTGCATTCCCGGGCGGGCAGTCAGAATCTGATTCACATGCATGGTGAGCTTTATAAAGTGAGTTGTCAGGACACAGAGCAGGTTTTCGAGTGGTATGACGATCTAACTACCGAAACACTCTGTCCATGTTGTCAAATGGCGGGCAACTTGCGGCCTCATATCGTCTGGTTTGGAGAAATGCCTCTGGAGATGGATCGTATCTACAAAGCTTTGTCGCAGTGTGATCTCTTCGTATCCATCGGAACTTCAGGTAATGTTTATCCAGCTGCCGGTTTTTTTGAAGAAGCCAAAGCTGCGGGCGCCGAAACTGTAGAGTTGAATCTTGAGCCCGGTACCAATGCCTCCCGGTTTGATCGGAGTCTTAGTGGGCCTGCTACTGAATTGGTTCCTGAATTCTTTAATGCTTTGTTGGGATAGATGTACGGCATTGTTTTTCTATCTCAAATTTTTCGATGCCCTGCGTGTTGTGCTTCTTCTTAATTGGAGGGAGCGGAGTGTGTGTTTTTTGTCGGTTCGTGCTTCTGTTCCGAAGAGGAGTTTTTTACTTTTTGGGCATTATCCAAAGGTGACAGTTTGTCTGGGTGGCGGGGCTTATAATCTGAGTGCATCAGGTCCCAGTCATCAGGAACGTGTTGAGATACAGTGGCTGCAGAACAGCCAGAGACTGCCTCTTCCCTCAAGTCACCGACGAATATGGCACCTCTTTTACCAGCGCGCCTTTCAACGCGCGTTTGCCCAGTAGCCGGAAAGGCAACAAAATTGAAGAGTTTAGGGTTGATACTGTCATACCTTGTAAACAGATGCTTCAAAACATCTTTAGTGAAGACGCTGCTGAGACAGCCTGAATATTCAAATTCAATCCTGGTTATAGGTTTGTCCGATGTACGCTCCGACACTGACCGTTTGACGAAGAGAGACTGCCCATCTGCAGACCAGCTAAACGAGGCTTTTTCCAGAGACTCAGGAGGAAACCATACCATTGGAACAGCATCAAATCGGTAAGTAACCGTGGTACCCGGCAGGCCAACAGAGACAACAGAGGTAGTACCTTTGATTTCGGGTGGCTGAACAAGAATATTCAGCGATGATAAATAGAAATTTCCCTTAGCTTTACCTTTAAATGACTTCACGTAGCTGAGGTAACCTGCATTCCTGTAATTGGGAGTAGCGTAGTAATCATGGTCAACGATCCACAGATACTCAGGGAACAAATCTGCCGGTGCCTGCGCCATAACCGGTCGAACCGTTGTCATAATAGTCAGAAAAATCACATCTCGTCGCACCAGAAATACCTCCTGATTTATAACAAACAGTAACTATAGACGCTCAAAATGGTTCTGCAGACAACCTTGATCTGAAAATAAAAAATAAAAGGCAATCACAAGCTAAAGGCATTAGAGGTCGGGTCACCGACCTTTGTCACCAATTCATCATGAAACTGACACCCTTGTAACATCACTATGTCTTATTTATTTCATACCCTGTGCTCGCAATATAACCCATAAGAAACGGGAGCCCGTGTGAGAGTTCTGAGTTTTATACCACTGATTGTTTTTTCACTATTGCTGAGTGGCT
This window harbors:
- a CDS encoding DUF4139 domain-containing protein, with amino-acid sequence MRARLKLTGILISTVVLTAMTANRVTADEQAGRVEVSHANSTHLTLYPDKTLVRQQFKVLPGPDGSLVVEGMADDWEDDSLELEYIKDKQGLVPASLTWHRGGLDRDHLYNRLVGKSVELVGGGLNVPVQGVLLSYDSGMGLVQGNNGRQYLVDWNDPQGIRLASREQVFLEKDYQTRLIARFPELDGTDQLRLSYITPSIRYSSHYRMTLDDDGKARIELTALLNNNTETDYNNADIKLVAGDMGRPNVGYAHKMVRANAASPMPGQESQRVGEVMVIPLPKDQTKLTPFSWQQMTLYKEDQIALDHYYQLDVNGRSYSGRGSDLQRPRLNYRFKAGRDLPAGEVRILESTGDGTVIISGNAMIPQTTKGDYAHLAMGEALTVRVERKRVDSQQREKELITRWQAVVFNDSDEEVTLMMTDRDHSLIKLEDVKGGTLEQTDTIKVKVPVKSKKTLTYTSAYTR
- the cobB gene encoding Sir2 family NAD+-dependent deacetylase, whose translation is MQLTADQSLMLNYPSIVVLTGAGISAESGIRTFRGSGGLWENHSIEDVATLEGYYRNPALVQAFYNDRRQRLSEVVCNAAHKALSDFEKSFDGEFLLVTQNVDDLHSRAGSQNLIHMHGELYKVSCQDTEQVFEWYDDLTTETLCPCCQMAGNLRPHIVWFGEMPLEMDRIYKALSQCDLFVSIGTSGNVYPAAGFFEEAKAAGAETVELNLEPGTNASRFDRSLSGPATELVPEFFNALLG